The stretch of DNA TTAAAGACATTAATTttgatcaatatatggataaatgAAACTCAAATATTAACTTATATGTAGCGGTGTCGGTGTCCTATGTTTTCAACATTATCGGTGTCGGAGTGTCCGTGTCGTGTCGTGTCCCGGTGTCCGTGTCGGAGTCTGTGCTTCATAGCTAGCGACGTAGGTGAATCACACTTGTAAGGAGATTATTAGATTCAAATGTGAGCAGTTAAGTCTCACATCGAATAGAAGTGGAGGAAATGTTGGATATATAAGATAAATGACTCATAATCACAttgccttaaggttttgggtggatATGTCGTTGTGTGacttaaccactcacacttgaaTCCAACATATAGTTATATTCAAATGAGTAATTATGACCATGTACGCGACATTTTCTTTTAAACTAAGTTAATATTGGTTGTGAACAAGATAGAACAAAAAGTTATAGAtgttatttgtataatttttatCAATGTTCATATCAATTTATGGATTGTTGCAGCTATGTTCCAAATCCTGTTTTGGTTATAATTGATGTTGAACCTAAGGAGCTGGGAATTCCTACTAAAGCTTACTATGCTGTTGAAGAGGTTAAAGAGGTTGGACTGAAATACCCTTTTATCTTTCTTGAAAATATGTACTACTGGTTTTATTAATATATTGTGTCTTGTTAGTATGGCAACCATTCTGGTTTATATGGTGGAAGGAGTTAAGGTTTGTTTAAAACTTAATCTTTAGATGTAGGAACTGATTCATGATATGTTTTGAATGTAGAATGCCACTCAGAAAAGCCAAAAGGTCTTTGTGCATGTGCAATCAGAAATTGCTGCTCATGAAGTTGAGGAAATAGGTATGTCATGGAATGGAATGCAGAGCTGCTGCATGTTCTTTTTGCTTTcgtttgtatatttttatttttttttaattaatgctGAGTTTCTTTGAATCCATCCACCCGGTTCTCTTTAAACAATTTATCCTATAAGtttatattcttattttctttgtgCAGGAGTTGAGCACTTGCTTAGAGATGTGAAGGATACAACCATTAGCACCCTTGCAACTGAGGTGCCTTTTGTTCACACTTTGTTATACATTGATTCATTTCTAGTTGGGTTTGGTTTTGTTGTCCAGCTCCGCCTCTAATGGTGTCTTTTTAGACAAGTATTTTAAACGGTTCTTTTTTGATGCGAGGATAAATATCGACAGTGTTTGTTTATCATGTAGGTAAGTGCAAAGCTCACAGCCTTGAAGGGTTTGGATGCAAGACTCAAAGAGATAAGAAGTTACCTTGACCTTGTCATTGATGGAAAGCTTCCCTTAAACCATGAGATCCTGTACCATTTGCAGGTTGGTTTCCATAAATGTTATAACCGCTGAATCTCTGGCTGTTTCGAATATTCCAGGAATTTAGTTTGATGAATGATTTTTGCCTATCGACTCACTTAGTTTAATTCAAAACTGGATTTTAAATCAGTCACCTGACTTTAGCGATTACAAAAAAATCACTTGAAATGATCAGATTTTAGCTTTCTACAGTATTTTCTGGTGGGTTTATTCCGTTGATGTGGTTGACATGTCGTGTTTTATTTTGTTAGGACGTTTTCAACCTGCTGCCAAATCTCAATGTCACTGATTTGATCAAGGCTTTTGCAGGTTAAGAATTTTAATTAATGTTAAGTATGAATGTCAGTGTTATGCAATCTCCCTTTTAGATTGTTGACCCTTTTCCTCAATGTGCAGTGAAAACAAATGATATGATGCTAGTAATATACCTATCGTCTCTCATCAGAAGTGTGATTGCACTCCACAACTTGATTAACAACAAGGTTAGATTACACTAATGAAACATGCTGCTAGTATTGCCATTGTTGTGTTCtgattttgaatttatattttgGGGTTATTATATTGCTACAGTGACAAATTTAGAAAtgtcaaataaaaaatcaatttagtcCTTGTTTAGGGTTGATTTGTTTGTATCTTTAGGAATTATGATAGGATTGCATTTCTGTTTAGTTACATTATATCTCTCATGTATTTAAATAGTTGTTTTCAACATTTTCAATAACACAAGTTTTCTTAAGAAATTTCATATTCAATAAGTGTTTATCATGCCTTTTTTCTTGGGCTTCAGTTAAGTAATTTGCGTTGATTTATTTGGAATTGTTTTATATTGAATTGAAGTTCCATAATTGATAATTATCAAGTGAATAGTTTGAAATCAATCATTAATGCAATTTATGTTTCATAACATCTGAATTATCATTTTAGATGC from Vicia villosa cultivar HV-30 ecotype Madison, WI unplaced genomic scaffold, Vvil1.0 ctg.001104F_1_1, whole genome shotgun sequence encodes:
- the LOC131633275 gene encoding 26S proteasome non-ATPase regulatory subunit 7 homolog A; the protein is MDVIKTQQISWRAIEKVVVHPLVLLSIVDNYNRVAKDTRKRVVGVLLGSSFKGTVDITNSYAVPFEEDDKDPSIWFLDHNYHESMFSMFKRINAKEHVVGWYSTGPKLRENDLDIHGLFNDYVPNPVLVIIDVEPKELGIPTKAYYAVEEVKENATQKSQKVFVHVQSEIAAHEVEEIGVEHLLRDVKDTTISTLATEVSAKLTALKGLDARLKEIRSYLDLVIDGKLPLNHEILYHLQDVFNLLPNLNVTDLIKAFAVKTNDMMLVIYLSSLIRSVIALHNLINNKMLNKEHEREEDSKSEPVPSTAGS